In Electrophorus electricus isolate fEleEle1 chromosome 14, fEleEle1.pri, whole genome shotgun sequence, a single window of DNA contains:
- the LOC113569062 gene encoding butyrophilin-like protein 2 isoform X2, with translation MKTSLVICFALSVVVLSNGLHVLGPSGPLAIQPGGSVMLPCYVQTPIPVEELEVEWRRTDSETIVHLFQDGESQPESQDQAYHDRAHFFIEDIARGNFSLLPTDVTTKDTGLYKCAVYRNQESNETLIEIKMSVYLTVAGGHVVSVYAGEDSTLNCSVHSHIPPEELEEVSWKKRKTDEDMVVLQFINGQTVPESIHETYRDRVELFSREEIHKGNFSLRLKNIQTEDKGFYICEVFHEDLSANTTVEVQQLENTKSDLALQCTFVCCPTIALALAFILWGVTEGFLAEVATCSSLNLLRILSLLWVISHFKTFPANIVLGFILLLPLCWLRFQQGVPCYKR, from the exons ATGAAGACGAGCCTCGTTATTTGCTTTGCTCTGTCGGTCGTTGTTCTCTCTAATG ggCTCCATGTGTTAGGCCCCTCTGGTCCTCTGGCTATCCAACCTGGAGGCTCGGTGATGCTGCCCTGTTATGTTCAAACTCCCATACCAGTGGAAGAGCTGGAAGTGGAGTGGAGAAGAACAGACTCTGAAACGATTGTGCATTTGTTCCAAGATGGAGAGAGTCAACCAGAGTCTCAGGACCAGGCTTACCATGATAGGGCACACTTCTTTATTGAGGACATTGCCCGTGGCAACTTCTCTCTTTTACCTACAGATGTGACCACTAAGGATACAGGACTCTACAAGTGTGCTGTTTACAGAAACCAGGAATCTAATGAAACCTTGATTGAAATAAAGATGAGTG TGTATTTGACTGTGGCTGGAGGTCATGTTGTTTCTGTATATGCGGGAGAGGACAGCACTCTGAACTGCTCTGTACACTCCCACATCCCTCCTGAGGAGCTTGAAGAAGTCTCatggaagaaaaggaaaacagatgaAGACATGGTAGTGTTGCAATTTATAAATGGTCAGACTGTGCCAGAGTCAATCCATgaaacatacagagacagagttgaGCTCTTCAGCCGTGAGGAAATCCACAAAGGAAACTTCTCGCTTAGGCTGAAGAACATTCAGACTGAAGACAAAGGCTTCTACATATGTGAAGTATTCCATGAAGACTTATCAGCTAACACCACAGTGGAAGTACAGCAGCTGG AAAACACCAAATCAGACTTGGCTCTACAGTGCACATTTGTCTGCTGTCCAACCATTGCTTTGGCCCTTGCCTTCATTCTTTGGGGTGTGACTGAGG GGTTTCTTGCTGAGGTGGCTACTTGTTCATCTCTGAATCTTTTAAGGATTCTTTCCCTGCTTTGGGTTATTTCCCATTTCAAGACATTTCCGG cCAATATTGTCCTGGGATTTATTTTGTTGCTGCCTCTATGCTGGTTACGTTTTCAGCAGGGGGTTCCAT GCTACAAGAGGTGA
- the LOC113569062 gene encoding CD276 antigen homolog isoform X1 encodes MKTSLVICFALSVVVLSNGLHVLGPSGPLAIQPGGSVMLPCYVQTPIPVEELEVEWRRTDSETIVHLFQDGESQPESQDQAYHDRAHFFIEDIARGNFSLLPTDVTTKDTGLYKCAVYRNQESNETLIEIKMSVYLTVAGGHVVSVYAGEDSTLNCSVHSHIPPEELEEVSWKKRKTDEDMVVLQFINGQTVPESIHETYRDRVELFSREEIHKGNFSLRLKNIQTEDKGFYICEVFHEDLSANTTVEVQQLGFSNMHTGVLCFCILAFVLLLVLGYAAYTSIKNNKNTKSDLALQCTFVCCPTIALALAFILWGVTEGFLAEVATCSSLNLLRILSLLWVISHFKTFPANIVLGFILLLPLCWLRFQQGVPCYKR; translated from the exons ATGAAGACGAGCCTCGTTATTTGCTTTGCTCTGTCGGTCGTTGTTCTCTCTAATG ggCTCCATGTGTTAGGCCCCTCTGGTCCTCTGGCTATCCAACCTGGAGGCTCGGTGATGCTGCCCTGTTATGTTCAAACTCCCATACCAGTGGAAGAGCTGGAAGTGGAGTGGAGAAGAACAGACTCTGAAACGATTGTGCATTTGTTCCAAGATGGAGAGAGTCAACCAGAGTCTCAGGACCAGGCTTACCATGATAGGGCACACTTCTTTATTGAGGACATTGCCCGTGGCAACTTCTCTCTTTTACCTACAGATGTGACCACTAAGGATACAGGACTCTACAAGTGTGCTGTTTACAGAAACCAGGAATCTAATGAAACCTTGATTGAAATAAAGATGAGTG TGTATTTGACTGTGGCTGGAGGTCATGTTGTTTCTGTATATGCGGGAGAGGACAGCACTCTGAACTGCTCTGTACACTCCCACATCCCTCCTGAGGAGCTTGAAGAAGTCTCatggaagaaaaggaaaacagatgaAGACATGGTAGTGTTGCAATTTATAAATGGTCAGACTGTGCCAGAGTCAATCCATgaaacatacagagacagagttgaGCTCTTCAGCCGTGAGGAAATCCACAAAGGAAACTTCTCGCTTAGGCTGAAGAACATTCAGACTGAAGACAAAGGCTTCTACATATGTGAAGTATTCCATGAAGACTTATCAGCTAACACCACAGTGGAAGTACAGCAGCTGG GTTTTTCCAATATGCATACAGGggtgttgtgtttctgtatccTGGCATTTGTACTTTTACTTGTGCTAGGTTACGCAGCATACACTTCtataaaaaataaca AAAACACCAAATCAGACTTGGCTCTACAGTGCACATTTGTCTGCTGTCCAACCATTGCTTTGGCCCTTGCCTTCATTCTTTGGGGTGTGACTGAGG GGTTTCTTGCTGAGGTGGCTACTTGTTCATCTCTGAATCTTTTAAGGATTCTTTCCCTGCTTTGGGTTATTTCCCATTTCAAGACATTTCCGG cCAATATTGTCCTGGGATTTATTTTGTTGCTGCCTCTATGCTGGTTACGTTTTCAGCAGGGGGTTCCAT GCTACAAGAGGTGA